DNA from Desulfarculus baarsii DSM 2075:
TTGGCCACCAGCAGGCCGAATCCGCCGGCCTGGCTGACGGCGGCCACCAACTCGGGGTTGTTGATGCGGCTCATGGCCCCCAAAATGACGGGATATGCGACGCCCAACAGCCTACACAGCGGATTTCGCTCGAACATCGGCCACAACCCTCTTTCAGAGCATTTTGGCCTGGCGGCGCAGTTCGAAAACCTGGCGCACCAGGGGCGTGAGTTTCTTGAAGTCGGCGCTGAGGCTCTGGGCCCCGTCGCAGAGGGCCTCCTCTGGCTTGTGATGCACTTCGACCATCAGGCCGTCGGCCCCGGCGGCGATGCCGGCCAGGGCCATGTCCGGCACGATCTGGCGCACGCCGGTGCCGTGGCTGGGGTCGACCAGCACGGGCAGGTGATAGCGTTTTTTCAGCCAGGCCACGTTGTTGAGGTTTAGCACGTTGCGGTAGACCGGGTCGACGGTCTTGTCGCCGCGTTCGCAGAGGATAACCTTGGTGTTGCCGTCGTAGAGGCGCAGGGCCGCGCCCAAAAATTCGCTGATGGAGACGTGGTCGCCGCGCTTGAGCACCACGGGTTTGGGGTTTTTCATCTCGGCCAGGGCGTCGAGCAGGGTGTAGTTGAGGCAGTTGCGCGCGCCGACCTGCCAGATATCGATATCATACTCTACAAATAAATGTATATCTCTGGCGTCCATTATTTCGGTGATGACCGGGATGCCGAACTTTTCGCGGGCCTCGGCCAGCAGCTTCAGGCCGTCCTCGCGCAGGCCCTGAAAGCTGCGGTGGATCGTGCGCGGCTTGAAAGCCCCGCCGCGCAGGATGTTGGCCCCGGCGTCCACTACCAGCTTGGCCGTTTTCATCAATTGGTCGCGGCTTTCGATGGCGCAGGGCCCGGCGATGACGGCCAAGTCCTTGCCGATGCGCAGTCCGCTACCCAAGCGGATGATCGAGGGCCGGGGATGAAAATCGCGGGTCAGTTCCTTGCAGGGGTCGGAGATGCGAATGACGTCGAGGACGTAGTCCAGGGCGCGGTAGGCCCCTTCGTCGATGGCCCGGGTGTCGCCTTTCAGGCCGACCAGGATGAAGGTGTCGCCCCGGGAAATGTCGAGCATCTCGGGCGGGAAGCCGTCGTTGCCCAACCTTTCGACCAGGCGCTCCAGTTGCTTTTCGCCTGCCTTGGCCTCCATCTGGATGATCATGAGCCTTGCTCCGCGATTTCTGACCGGTTGGCGTCGCCGCGCCGGCCGTTGGGATGGATGGGCCAGGCGCCGGCCTGGCGCAGAAATTCCAGCGCCCGTTGGCCGTGGCTGCCCGGCCAAAAGACCTTGCCGCAGCGAGGGCACTGCGTGAAGCGCTCGGCCGTCATCAAGACGTGATCGGCGACCACGGCCGCGGCCTGATCCCGCCCGATGGCGCGCACGGGCTGGTTGCACTCCAGGCAACGGGTGAAGAACGCCTCGGGCCGGATGTTCAGGCCCGGCAGGCCAACGGTCTGGCGCAGTTGATCGACCAGGCGGTCATGTTCGATGAAGACCACGCCCCGCCGCCCGCGCAGCTTGACGCGGCGGGTGAGGAGCAGTTGGTCGGGCGGCGGCTGGGAAGGCGGCCGTTGGAGGAGCGTCGCGTCCAAACCCAGCAGCCGCAGCCATCTGGCCAGGCGGCCCAGCATCGCATCGACCAAGATGCGCTCTACTTCAGCCACCGCACTTCGATCCCCTTGGGCGTTGGCGCCTCGAAGACCTTGCCGTCGACCGGTTCGTTGATCAGCAGTTCGTCGTTTTCCAAGGCCAGGGCTCGGCCGTCGGCGGATTCGATCTCGACCGTGCGCGGATAGCGCCAGGGGCCGCCGGTCGTGAATTTGTCGAAACGGCACAGAAAGTTATAGGGCCCTTCGTGCTGGCGCAGTCGGCCCTGGCGGATGGAATAATCGGCCAGGTCGAACTCCACCGTCTCGACGATGCGCGCCGGGCCGTCGGTGATGGTGAGCATGGCCGCGCCGGGCTGGGCTGGGGCGGTTTCTTGCAGATTGTCCGAGCGCAAAAACGGCACGCCGCCGCCGAGGATGGTGAAAACTTCATCGGGCGAGAGGTTGACGCCCAGAAAGGCGGCCACGTTTTGCCTGGTGGCCCGGCCCAGATAGAGCCGGTTTTCGTCAAAGGAAAGCACGGAGAGCTTGTTGCCGTCGGCGATCATGCGCAGCACCGGCTGACCAAAGGGGCCCAAAACGTCAGCCCGCAGGCGGTCGGGGTAGACGCCGTAGATGACATGATCGCCGGAGAGATCACGGCCTTCGGCGGTGCGCGCGCTCAGCGAGCCCTGCATGACGAAGCTGCGCACGTTGGCCTGACGCTCTTGCAAGCGGGCGACGGCCTGTTGGGGGCTGGGCAGTTCGCCCATGGTCGGTCCGTCGATGGTCGTGGCGCAGCCGCTCATCAGCCAGACCATGGCGATGAGGGTCGCCATCAGTGTCTGGCCGCATAAACGCCCTCCTCGCCTATGGGTTGGCCTTGGCGCCATGATCGCCCTTTTCCAGTTGCCGGCGCACCTGGGTCAGCTTGGCGCGCAGTTGGTCCGAGTTGCCATCGCGCAACTCCAGGGCCTTGGCGTAGGCCTTTTCGGCCTCGCGCAGCTTGCCCAGCTTTTTGCACGCATCACCAAGGTGTTCGTAGATCTCCGGGTCGGCTTCGCCAGATTGAACAGCCCGCGAAAGATATGTGTAGGCCTCCTCGTATTGGCTTTTTTGGTAGAAAACCCAACCCAGGCTGTCGAGAATGTAGCCGCTCTGGGGCTCCACGGCCAGGGCCCGGCGGATGAGGTTTTCAGCCTCGTCCAGATCGCCGCCCTCCTCGGTCATGACATAGC
Protein-coding regions in this window:
- the aroF gene encoding 3-deoxy-7-phosphoheptulonate synthase, whose protein sequence is MIIQMEAKAGEKQLERLVERLGNDGFPPEMLDISRGDTFILVGLKGDTRAIDEGAYRALDYVLDVIRISDPCKELTRDFHPRPSIIRLGSGLRIGKDLAVIAGPCAIESRDQLMKTAKLVVDAGANILRGGAFKPRTIHRSFQGLREDGLKLLAEAREKFGIPVITEIMDARDIHLFVEYDIDIWQVGARNCLNYTLLDALAEMKNPKPVVLKRGDHVSISEFLGAALRLYDGNTKVILCERGDKTVDPVYRNVLNLNNVAWLKKRYHLPVLVDPSHGTGVRQIVPDMALAGIAAGADGLMVEVHHKPEEALCDGAQSLSADFKKLTPLVRQVFELRRQAKML
- a CDS encoding Mut7-C RNAse domain-containing protein is translated as MAEVERILVDAMLGRLARWLRLLGLDATLLQRPPSQPPPDQLLLTRRVKLRGRRGVVFIEHDRLVDQLRQTVGLPGLNIRPEAFFTRCLECNQPVRAIGRDQAAAVVADHVLMTAERFTQCPRCGKVFWPGSHGQRALEFLRQAGAWPIHPNGRRGDANRSEIAEQGS
- a CDS encoding LolA family protein, whose protein sequence is MATLIAMVWLMSGCATTIDGPTMGELPSPQQAVARLQERQANVRSFVMQGSLSARTAEGRDLSGDHVIYGVYPDRLRADVLGPFGQPVLRMIADGNKLSVLSFDENRLYLGRATRQNVAAFLGVNLSPDEVFTILGGGVPFLRSDNLQETAPAQPGAAMLTITDGPARIVETVEFDLADYSIRQGRLRQHEGPYNFLCRFDKFTTGGPWRYPRTVEIESADGRALALENDELLINEPVDGKVFEAPTPKGIEVRWLK